One region of Candidatus Omnitrophota bacterium genomic DNA includes:
- a CDS encoding O-acetylhomoserine aminocarboxypropyltransferase/cysteine synthase: MSKIDSKLKVETLTLHGGQEPDPTTGSRAVPIYQTTSYNFKSSQHAADLFALKEFGNIYTRIMNPTTDVLEKRMAALEGGLAALAVASGQAATTLALLNLAQAGDEIVSMDNLYGGTYNLFHYTFPRLGLDVKFVKSNDFAAIDEAITSKTKAVYAETVGNPKLDIADLEEISKIAHKNGIPLVVDNTSAPYLLRPIDFGADIVMYSTTKFIGGHGTSIGGVIVDSGKFDWTNGKFPLISEPDPSYHGLDFIEALKPLGNIAYIIKARVNLLRDLGPAMSPFNAFLFLQGLETLHLRMPRHCENALNVAKYLEKHPKVSWVRYPGLASSPEKTRVKKYLSRGAGAILGFGIKGGLDAGKKFIDSLELISHLANIGDAKTLAIHPASTTHQQLSEEEQLATGVTQDFVRLSVGLEHIDDIINDIAQALDKASV, translated from the coding sequence ATGTCAAAGATAGACTCAAAACTAAAAGTAGAAACACTCACACTTCATGGAGGCCAGGAACCAGACCCAACAACAGGTTCAAGGGCTGTGCCGATTTATCAAACTACTTCTTATAATTTTAAGAGTAGCCAGCACGCTGCAGATTTATTTGCCCTTAAAGAATTCGGCAATATTTATACGCGGATAATGAATCCGACAACAGACGTTCTGGAAAAGAGAATGGCAGCTTTAGAAGGAGGCCTGGCAGCCCTGGCAGTAGCAAGTGGTCAGGCAGCTACCACCTTGGCGCTTTTAAACCTGGCCCAGGCTGGCGATGAGATTGTATCTATGGATAACCTTTACGGAGGCACTTATAATCTTTTTCATTATACCTTTCCGCGTTTAGGCCTTGATGTAAAATTCGTTAAGTCTAATGATTTTGCAGCCATTGATGAGGCCATTACTTCTAAGACCAAGGCAGTCTATGCTGAGACTGTGGGTAATCCCAAACTTGATATCGCGGATTTAGAGGAGATTTCTAAAATAGCCCATAAAAACGGCATTCCGTTGGTTGTTGATAATACTTCTGCACCTTATCTTTTAAGACCAATAGATTTTGGAGCAGATATTGTTATGTATTCTACCACTAAATTTATTGGCGGCCATGGTACCTCTATTGGTGGAGTAATCGTTGATTCGGGAAAATTTGATTGGACAAATGGTAAATTCCCTTTAATCTCTGAGCCAGATCCAAGTTATCATGGTTTGGACTTTATAGAGGCCCTGAAGCCGTTAGGGAATATCGCCTATATCATCAAGGCAAGGGTAAATCTCTTAAGAGATTTAGGGCCGGCAATGAGCCCATTTAACGCCTTTCTTTTCTTGCAAGGGTTAGAGACGCTGCATCTGAGGATGCCCAGGCATTGTGAGAATGCACTTAATGTTGCTAAATATCTCGAGAAACATCCAAAGGTTTCCTGGGTACGTTATCCTGGTCTAGCTTCCAGCCCAGAAAAAACGAGGGTCAAAAAATACTTATCACGTGGAGCTGGTGCAATATTAGGCTTTGGCATAAAAGGCGGACTGGATGCAGGAAAGAAATTTATAGATTCTTTGGAGTTGATATCACATTTAGCTAATATCGGAGATGCCAAGACTCTGGCAATTCATCCAGCTTCCACTACACATCAGCAGCTGTCAGAAGAAGAACAGCTGGCGACCGGAGTGACCCAAGATTTTGTAAGACTTTCCGTTGGCCTTGAACATATCGACGATATAATTAATGATATAGCTCAGGCATTGGATAAGGCAAGCGTTTAG
- a CDS encoding Rrf2 family transcriptional regulator — protein MRLSAKIEYACKAVIELALHYQHHRPVQLNDISKRQYIPKQFLVQIMIRLKNSGLVNSVRGIAGGYLLLKAPSQISLADVFRAVDDNILAVKGNVKSSKAQTLINSIWNDLNSQLIQKLEGLTFDTLVAKIKNESVTYYI, from the coding sequence ATGAGACTTTCAGCGAAAATAGAATATGCATGTAAGGCTGTTATAGAGCTAGCTTTGCATTATCAGCACCATAGGCCAGTTCAGCTAAATGATATATCAAAACGTCAGTATATTCCTAAACAATTTTTGGTGCAGATAATGATTCGCCTCAAAAATTCTGGTCTGGTAAACAGTGTCAGGGGAATAGCAGGAGGGTATCTCTTGCTTAAAGCCCCTTCTCAAATCAGTTTAGCTGATGTTTTCAGGGCTGTTGACGACAACATCTTAGCAGTCAAAGGCAATGTGAAAAGTAGCAAGGCGCAAACGCTGATCAATAGTATTTGGAATGATTTGAATTCTCAATTGATTCAGAAGTTAGAAGGGCTAACATTTGATACATTAGTAGCCAAGATTAAAAACGAATCAGTAACTTATTACATCTGA
- a CDS encoding arsenate reductase ArsC — protein MKKKVLFLCTGNSCRSQIAEGFLRARAADRFEVSSAGLRPAYIHALTIKVMQEAGVDISGQYSKSIKEFLKQSFDYVITVCDNAKQVCPVFQGKHKKIHWSIEDPVFVGRTGKERLSAFRNTRDIIKERVEQFISEE, from the coding sequence TTGAAGAAAAAGGTATTATTCTTGTGTACGGGAAATTCTTGCCGCAGCCAGATAGCAGAAGGTTTCCTAAGGGCAAGGGCTGCTGATAGATTCGAAGTCTCAAGCGCAGGTCTTAGACCTGCCTACATACATGCTTTGACAATCAAGGTCATGCAGGAAGCTGGAGTTGATATATCCGGACAATACTCAAAGTCAATCAAGGAGTTTTTGAAACAGAGCTTTGATTACGTGATAACTGTTTGCGATAACGCAAAGCAGGTTTGCCCTGTATTTCAGGGTAAGCACAAGAAGATCCATTGGAGTATAGAAGACCCTGTTTTTGTTGGCAGAACTGGCAAGGAAAGACTTTCGGCGTTTAGAAACACAAGGGATATTATAAAAGAGAGGGTAGAACAGTTTATAAGCGAAGAATAA
- the fusA gene encoding elongation factor G: protein MEKLRDSTVQEKKQQAVVQDSVEVVSKEQVPAKEEIKKEVPPEKEEPKQPEPVVEEKKEEAKEQESAEVKEPEQKPKKEIQVSPKVSLGDVRNIGIMAHIDAGKTTLTERILFYTGRTHKIGEVHDGNAQMDWMKQEQERGITITSAATNCYWQEKRISIIDTPGHVDFTVEVERSLRILDGAVAVFCAVGGVESQSETVWHQSDKYNVPKIVFINKMDRIGADYFKVYESIKKILTDNVVALTIPIGAEGDFKGVIDLLEMKAYYYDEASKGKDFKSEDIPQEHKEVAKKYRHMLIEKAVAFDDALMKKYLESEDSLTQEELRKAIRKGTILNKLVPVLCGSALKNKGVQRLLDAVIDFLPAPIDLPAISGNDPQDPEKIIQRKADYKEPFCALAFKIQSDPHVGKLIFVRLYSGVLESGSYVLNVTKDKKERISRILEMHANQRKNVDNAFAGDIVALVGLDKTITGDTLCDIDSPIVLERMEFAEPVISLSISPKTRQDQDRLGKALARLSEEDPTFVVRSDMETKETLLTGMGELHLEVIVDRLKNEFSVDAVVGKPKVAYKETITDKATGEYKHVKQTGGRGQYGHVVMDISPAELGKGLEFIDSIRGGAIPKSFIPAVEKGVKEAMIKGIVAGYPVVDVKVNLLDGSFHEVDSSEIAFKQAAIGGFKDAFTKARPVLLEPYMSLEVTSPEEYINSLVGNICQRRGKIINIEAKANQKVIYAEAPLAEMFGYASVFRSLSSGRANCSMHFKKYEQVPAEVAQKVVAEKKQEKKE from the coding sequence ATGGAGAAATTAAGAGACTCGACAGTTCAGGAGAAAAAGCAGCAGGCGGTAGTGCAAGATTCGGTTGAGGTTGTTAGCAAAGAGCAAGTTCCAGCCAAAGAAGAAATAAAAAAAGAAGTACCACCTGAAAAAGAAGAGCCAAAACAACCTGAACCAGTTGTTGAAGAGAAAAAAGAAGAGGCCAAAGAGCAGGAGTCTGCAGAGGTCAAGGAACCAGAGCAAAAACCAAAGAAAGAAATCCAGGTTTCTCCCAAAGTCAGTTTAGGCGATGTGAGAAACATCGGCATTATGGCACACATCGATGCTGGAAAAACTACTCTTACAGAGAGGATATTATTCTATACAGGCAGAACCCATAAGATTGGCGAAGTCCATGATGGTAATGCGCAGATGGACTGGATGAAGCAGGAACAAGAGAGAGGGATTACTATTACTTCTGCGGCAACCAACTGTTATTGGCAGGAAAAGCGCATAAGTATTATCGATACTCCTGGCCATGTAGATTTTACAGTAGAGGTTGAAAGGAGTTTGCGCATTCTGGATGGGGCAGTGGCAGTATTTTGTGCTGTGGGCGGCGTAGAAAGCCAGTCTGAGACTGTCTGGCACCAATCAGATAAATACAATGTACCCAAGATTGTTTTTATAAATAAAATGGACCGTATTGGTGCTGACTATTTTAAGGTTTATGAAAGTATTAAGAAGATTCTTACGGATAATGTTGTGGCCCTTACAATACCAATAGGCGCTGAAGGCGATTTTAAAGGTGTTATTGATCTTTTAGAGATGAAGGCCTATTACTATGACGAAGCATCAAAGGGTAAGGATTTCAAGTCAGAGGATATTCCCCAAGAGCATAAAGAAGTGGCAAAAAAATACCGCCACATGTTGATTGAGAAGGCGGTTGCGTTTGATGATGCATTAATGAAAAAATATTTAGAATCCGAAGACTCTTTGACGCAAGAGGAGCTACGCAAGGCCATTCGCAAAGGTACAATTCTTAATAAGCTGGTGCCTGTTTTGTGCGGTTCAGCTTTAAAAAACAAAGGCGTGCAAAGGCTTCTTGATGCAGTAATTGATTTTTTGCCAGCCCCTATAGACTTACCTGCGATTTCCGGTAATGATCCCCAAGATCCTGAAAAGATTATTCAGAGAAAAGCTGACTATAAAGAACCGTTCTGTGCACTTGCATTTAAGATACAGTCTGATCCTCATGTTGGAAAGCTAATTTTTGTAAGGCTTTATTCCGGAGTACTTGAGTCTGGCTCATACGTACTTAATGTAACCAAAGATAAAAAGGAAAGGATTAGCAGGATTTTGGAAATGCATGCTAATCAGAGAAAAAATGTAGATAACGCGTTTGCAGGAGATATTGTGGCCTTAGTTGGCCTAGATAAGACAATAACTGGCGATACCCTCTGTGATATTGATAGCCCTATTGTGCTTGAGAGGATGGAATTTGCTGAGCCAGTAATTTCCCTTAGTATTTCTCCTAAGACCCGCCAGGATCAAGACAGGCTTGGAAAGGCATTAGCAAGATTATCAGAAGAAGATCCTACTTTTGTTGTTCGATCTGATATGGAGACCAAAGAGACGCTCCTCACTGGAATGGGAGAATTACACCTTGAGGTTATCGTAGACAGATTAAAAAATGAATTTAGCGTGGATGCGGTTGTAGGCAAGCCAAAGGTAGCTTATAAGGAAACCATAACTGATAAGGCAACTGGAGAGTATAAACATGTTAAGCAGACAGGAGGTAGAGGCCAATATGGTCATGTGGTTATGGATATTTCTCCCGCAGAATTAGGTAAGGGGCTAGAATTTATAGATAGCATTAGAGGCGGTGCAATCCCCAAGTCATTTATTCCGGCTGTAGAAAAGGGCGTTAAAGAAGCTATGATTAAAGGTATAGTTGCTGGTTATCCTGTCGTAGATGTGAAAGTAAATCTATTAGATGGCTCATTCCATGAGGTGGATTCTTCGGAAATTGCATTTAAACAGGCAGCTATCGGCGGGTTTAAAGATGCGTTTACGAAAGCCAGGCCCGTGTTATTAGAGCCCTATATGTCACTTGAAGTGACTTCTCCTGAAGAATACATAAATAGTCTTGTGGGAAATATCTGCCAGCGAAGAGGCAAAATTATAAATATCGAGGCAAAGGCAAATCAGAAGGTTATATATGCCGAGGCTCCCTTAGCAGAGATGTTTGGCTATGCAAGTGTCTTCAGGTCTTTAAGTTCTGGCCGCGCCAACTGCTCCATGCATTTTAAGAAGTACGAACAAGTGCCTGCGGAGGTAGCTCAAAAAGTAGTGGCTGAGAAAAAACAGGAGAAAAAGGAGTAA
- a CDS encoding NAD(P)-dependent oxidoreductase, which translates to MNILVTGATGFIGRHLVEELSKSHANIFCLVRKASNTKILEPYGVKFIYADITEFDSLFKNINEKIDVIFHCAGYVLNDNIDALHKVNVRGTENICRLALKLAVERVIYLSSVSVVSGNPHIPLVEDLPFVATNIYAESKIEAEKVVLEYRKKGLEVVILRPCMVYGEDEPHLLKRMLHLLKYRLLPLVNKGESKFHLVYVKNVVDAMIFSLRNDEFLKGTFFVADRDVLTTKEVMNIMASAISARPPYEISRRFTPFLLAFPYAGRRLKFFLKDRVYSQEKITATGFRHSYPIKESLATSCRCLFNSKKARLNIKI; encoded by the coding sequence ATGAATATCTTAGTTACAGGAGCAACAGGATTTATCGGAAGGCATCTGGTAGAAGAATTATCAAAGTCTCATGCTAACATTTTTTGCTTGGTGAGGAAGGCAAGCAACACGAAAATATTAGAGCCATATGGAGTAAAATTCATATATGCTGACATTACAGAATTTGACTCTTTGTTTAAAAATATTAACGAAAAAATAGACGTTATTTTTCACTGCGCTGGATATGTCCTCAATGATAACATAGATGCCTTGCATAAGGTTAATGTCAGAGGGACTGAGAATATTTGTAGGCTTGCGTTAAAATTAGCTGTTGAAAGAGTGATTTATCTAAGTTCTGTATCTGTAGTAAGTGGGAATCCGCATATACCTTTAGTAGAAGACCTGCCTTTTGTTGCAACCAATATATACGCAGAATCAAAGATAGAAGCAGAAAAGGTAGTGCTTGAGTATAGAAAGAAGGGGCTTGAGGTTGTCATCTTAAGGCCGTGTATGGTCTATGGTGAGGATGAGCCGCATCTTTTGAAGAGAATGTTACATTTATTAAAATATAGACTTCTGCCTTTAGTGAATAAAGGAGAAAGTAAATTTCATCTTGTATATGTAAAGAATGTTGTTGATGCCATGATTTTTTCACTTAGAAATGATGAGTTTTTAAAAGGCACATTTTTTGTAGCTGATAGAGATGTCCTGACTACAAAAGAGGTAATGAATATCATGGCAAGTGCAATTTCTGCAAGACCTCCTTATGAGATTTCCAGGAGATTCACACCTTTTTTGTTGGCCTTTCCTTACGCAGGAAGAAGATTGAAGTTTTTTTTGAAAGACAGAGTTTATTCTCAAGAAAAAATAACAGCTACTGGCTTCAGGCATTCATATCCGATTAAGGAGAGCCTTGCAACATCCTGTCGTTGCCTTTTTAACAGTAAGAAAGCCAGACTAAATATAAAGATTTAG
- a CDS encoding patatin-like phospholipase family protein, translating into MPDATYLTNKLSILDSLPLFLDLSHLEKKLIASKLELVEFERGKIIYKKADPPDYFYCMVSGRVEIYHAAAKTRKPQDVIIEHVRRGDYFGSISSLTGQPHTVSARTLNDCLLLRIVRKDFKYILRKVPKFGSFLSRSLSRRIRQKTFKEIFESTIIAIYTLESAKNASSYVQDLAKSLRRESGKNVLILKSTSILNKGDVALRLSSFSEEYHYVLVDISGKVNDINLEIFKQSNICHILSASDGASLTKVSTLVKRLERLFAKYRKQSAYIILKQDGFYAETPYAYKLKILSKDIFATLPQDRQNYKKTIRRIAREISQVAVGLVLGSGGAMGLAHIGVLKVLKDEKIPIDIISATSIGAVIASFWSVGFSTSEIEKLFLSFKSKLRTLLLVDPTLPIKGLIKGRAVKRILKSYLGNKTFSDTKIPLKIVACDIKKRREFVIDKGKLLDAVMASIAIPGVFEPVRYNSDIQLVDGGIVNPLPVSVLSKIGIKRIIAVNTLPSPHDIVRLEQKRLNIYNIIVNSFHAMEYSMAINSRQQADVYIHPIPKLADWYEFYKARLFIKTGQEHARRKLIEIKKLLRR; encoded by the coding sequence ATGCCAGACGCAACGTATCTAACGAATAAACTATCAATACTTGATAGCCTTCCTTTGTTCTTGGATCTATCTCACCTTGAGAAAAAGTTAATAGCTTCGAAACTAGAATTAGTGGAATTTGAAAGGGGTAAGATCATTTACAAAAAAGCTGACCCCCCTGATTATTTCTATTGTATGGTTTCCGGTAGGGTTGAGATTTATCATGCCGCTGCCAAGACCAGGAAGCCTCAGGATGTAATAATTGAGCATGTGAGAAGAGGTGATTATTTTGGCTCTATTTCTTCGCTTACAGGCCAACCGCATACAGTAAGTGCCAGGACATTAAATGATTGTCTTCTATTAAGGATAGTCAGGAAGGATTTTAAGTATATACTACGCAAGGTGCCTAAGTTCGGCTCTTTCCTAAGTCGTTCTTTATCCAGGAGAATCAGGCAAAAAACCTTTAAGGAAATTTTTGAAAGTACAATAATAGCAATCTATACTTTAGAAAGTGCCAAGAATGCATCTTCTTATGTTCAGGACCTGGCAAAGAGCCTAAGAAGAGAATCAGGTAAAAATGTTTTAATACTAAAATCCACCTCAATATTAAATAAAGGAGATGTGGCGTTAAGATTAAGTTCTTTCAGCGAAGAATACCACTATGTCTTAGTAGATATCTCAGGTAAAGTTAATGATATTAATCTTGAAATTTTTAAACAATCAAATATTTGTCATATCCTAAGCGCTTCTGACGGGGCTTCGCTTACTAAGGTTTCTACCTTAGTTAAGAGATTAGAGAGACTATTCGCTAAATACAGGAAGCAGTCTGCATATATAATCTTAAAGCAAGATGGATTCTATGCCGAAACCCCTTATGCATATAAACTTAAAATTCTTTCAAAAGATATTTTTGCCACACTTCCACAAGATAGACAAAATTATAAGAAGACAATAAGGCGCATAGCCAGAGAGATTTCCCAAGTTGCAGTAGGCCTTGTTTTAGGAAGCGGAGGTGCAATGGGGCTTGCGCATATCGGAGTTCTTAAGGTATTAAAGGATGAGAAGATCCCCATAGATATCATATCAGCAACAAGCATAGGTGCAGTTATTGCTTCGTTCTGGTCTGTGGGCTTCAGCACCTCTGAAATCGAAAAATTATTTTTAAGTTTTAAGAGTAAATTAAGGACATTGCTTTTAGTTGACCCTACGTTGCCGATCAAGGGCCTTATAAAGGGCAGGGCTGTAAAAAGAATCTTGAAATCTTATCTAGGGAATAAAACATTTTCTGATACCAAGATACCTTTAAAAATAGTAGCCTGTGATATAAAGAAGAGAAGAGAGTTTGTTATTGATAAAGGTAAGCTCCTAGATGCAGTTATGGCAAGCATTGCCATACCCGGTGTATTTGAGCCAGTAAGATATAACTCTGATATCCAGCTTGTAGATGGTGGTATTGTCAATCCTCTTCCTGTGAGTGTCTTATCCAAAATAGGCATAAAAAGGATTATTGCTGTTAACACATTGCCTTCGCCTCATGATATAGTGCGCTTAGAGCAGAAGAGGCTTAATATCTATAATATCATTGTAAATAGTTTCCACGCCATGGAATATAGTATGGCAATAAACTCTCGCCAGCAAGCTGACGTATATATTCATCCCATTCCTAAGCTTGCAGATTGGTATGAGTTTTACAAAGCAAGGCTGTTTATAAAAACCGGTCAGGAACACGCCAGGCGTAAATTAATAGAAATCAAGAAACTACTAAGAAGATGA
- a CDS encoding cation:proton antiporter — protein MLEQIEYILTKISISHLNVLFLLGLALFGGTVGGRLFQKLRIPQVVGYIAIGIIIGESGLRLIEHDVIKSLEPFNYFALGLIGFMIGGELKREVLTKYGKQLINILLFEGIAAFLAVSILVGVIGTLLFGDWRFAWALGLLLGSIASATAPAATTEVLREYKTRGPLTRTVLGIVALDDGLALLLFAIASSVAGSLIGNVHSGFSRIFINPLYEIGMSITIGGFAGLILNRLLKKYSEDARLLAFSIGTVLLVSGLAIAIHVDMLLAAMTLGVIVSNFTPRKSRDVFKLVEAFTPPIYVLFFVLVGAKLNISHMTPPIILLGVVYLVARTGGKAIGARFGAFISGAAKSVQKYLPLCLLSQAGVAIGLSILASHYFPGEISNAIIIIITATAFILELIGPVLVRVAVTKAGEVGLNITEEDIIQKSSAKELMDKNPPLIYDNMKLEDILRAFSEHDNLYYPVINRNKTLLGIITIEGIKQTFLERDIGGLILAHDLMQPVIASISSETLISEVKEILNRYDIEYLPVINKDKRLEGFIERKKLNKFVSTKIIELQKQADSLE, from the coding sequence ATGCTTGAACAGATAGAGTATATTTTGACCAAAATATCTATTTCCCATTTAAATGTATTGTTTCTTTTGGGATTGGCATTATTTGGCGGCACTGTGGGGGGTCGTCTTTTTCAGAAATTACGCATTCCGCAAGTAGTAGGTTATATTGCCATAGGTATTATTATTGGTGAGTCGGGCCTAAGGTTAATAGAGCATGACGTAATTAAATCCTTAGAGCCCTTTAATTATTTTGCTTTGGGATTAATCGGCTTTATGATTGGAGGAGAATTAAAGAGAGAGGTCCTAACTAAATATGGAAAGCAGCTGATAAATATTCTACTTTTTGAAGGTATTGCTGCTTTTTTAGCGGTTTCTATATTGGTAGGTGTGATAGGAACGCTATTATTCGGAGATTGGAGGTTTGCATGGGCGCTTGGTTTGTTATTAGGCTCAATTGCATCAGCTACAGCTCCTGCCGCTACTACTGAAGTTTTACGAGAATATAAAACACGAGGACCTTTGACCAGGACTGTATTAGGCATTGTTGCTTTAGATGATGGTTTGGCACTTTTGCTTTTTGCTATTGCCTCAAGTGTTGCGGGTAGTTTAATCGGCAATGTCCACAGCGGTTTTTCCAGAATATTTATAAATCCTTTATATGAAATTGGCATGTCTATAACAATAGGGGGTTTTGCAGGGTTAATTCTTAATAGGCTGTTAAAAAAGTATTCTGAGGATGCAAGACTGCTTGCATTTTCTATCGGCACAGTACTGCTTGTTTCAGGTTTGGCTATAGCAATACACGTTGATATGTTGTTAGCAGCTATGACATTGGGAGTTATTGTTTCTAATTTTACGCCGCGAAAAAGCAGAGATGTATTTAAATTAGTCGAGGCCTTTACTCCACCAATCTATGTTCTCTTTTTTGTGCTTGTGGGCGCAAAACTCAATATAAGCCATATGACGCCACCCATAATCTTACTTGGAGTTGTTTATCTTGTTGCAAGAACAGGGGGTAAGGCTATAGGTGCAAGATTCGGAGCGTTTATCTCGGGTGCAGCGAAATCAGTCCAAAAATATCTGCCACTATGTCTTTTAAGTCAAGCAGGCGTTGCGATTGGTTTGTCTATTTTGGCAAGCCATTACTTTCCGGGTGAAATCAGCAATGCAATAATTATCATTATAACCGCTACTGCCTTTATCCTTGAGCTTATTGGTCCTGTACTTGTCAGGGTAGCAGTAACAAAAGCTGGCGAGGTGGGATTAAATATAACAGAGGAAGACATAATCCAGAAAAGCAGCGCTAAAGAGCTTATGGATAAAAACCCGCCACTGATATATGATAATATGAAACTGGAAGACATCTTAAGGGCCTTTAGCGAACACGATAATTTATATTATCCGGTAATCAATAGAAATAAAACATTGTTGGGCATCATAACCATTGAGGGGATAAAACAGACATTCTTGGAAAGGGACATAGGAGGTCTTATTCTAGCTCATGATTTGATGCAACCGGTTATAGCTAGTATATCTTCTGAGACGCTGATATCTGAAGTCAAGGAGATATTGAATAGATACGATATTGAATATTTACCGGTAATTAATAAAGATAAAAGATTAGAAGGTTTTATAGAAAGAAAAAAGCTTAATAAATTTGTATCCACAAAGATTATAGAGCTACAGAAACAAGCTGACTCCCTTGAATGA
- a CDS encoding inositol monophosphatase: MNKDKFAKVAIEAARQAGKIHKKYFTKNIEIRTKSTSFDRVTIADIESEKKIVSLIRDYFLGHNFLAEENKYKRTDSEYTWIIDPLDGTNNFSHGLPIFCVSIALAKRDRIVLGVVYDVVHDELFFAQRNRGAYLNGKKISVTDADKLEEALLITGFYYDRGRQMIENLENIKRFFLKNIVGLRRFGSAALDLCYIACGRASGFWEFILSPWDFAAGKLIVEEAGGKVTGRDGQGVNIEKSFIVASNGKIHKQMLEVLK, from the coding sequence ATGAATAAGGATAAATTTGCAAAGGTAGCGATAGAGGCAGCTAGGCAAGCAGGCAAGATCCATAAGAAATATTTCACTAAGAATATAGAAATTAGAACAAAGTCAACGAGCTTTGACCGGGTTACGATTGCAGATATTGAATCTGAGAAGAAAATCGTTTCCCTAATCAGGGATTATTTTCTCGGACATAATTTCCTAGCAGAAGAGAATAAATATAAAAGGACGGATTCAGAATACACATGGATCATAGATCCCCTTGATGGCACGAATAATTTTTCTCACGGATTACCTATTTTTTGTGTTTCTATTGCATTAGCAAAGAGAGATAGGATAGTCCTAGGCGTTGTCTATGATGTAGTGCATGACGAACTCTTCTTTGCCCAGCGTAATCGCGGTGCATATCTAAATGGCAAAAAAATCAGCGTAACAGATGCGGATAAATTAGAGGAAGCACTACTTATTACTGGATTTTATTATGATAGAGGCAGACAGATGATTGAGAATCTAGAAAATATAAAGCGATTTTTTCTTAAAAATATCGTGGGCTTAAGAAGATTCGGTTCAGCTGCCCTAGACCTTTGTTATATTGCCTGCGGTAGGGCATCTGGTTTTTGGGAATTCATTTTAAGCCCCTGGGATTTTGCGGCAGGAAAGCTCATTGTGGAGGAGGCAGGTGGTAAGGTTACTGGAAGAGACGGCCAAGGCGTTAATATAGAGAAATCTTTTATTGTGGCCTCTAATGGCAAGATTCATAAGCAGATGCTGGAAGTCCTTAAATGA
- a CDS encoding permease, with the protein MLQLIVDWLVYSLFRLNPESKLINSLNFFIYDSVKITLLLSVMISVIAFLRTYIPAYKVRNWIVAKRGFGNLFASIFGAITPFCSCSSIPIFLSFLKAGIPLGIAFSFLITSPLLNEYLAVLMLGFFGWKITLLYVISGILIGTLAGLILGRMNLETQLVQDMFSQDVELADKNNYQGLRARISFAIDETKSIIKKLWFWILIAVGIGALIHNYVPQETIQSIIAKTGIFSVPIATVLGVPMYGSCAAIVPIAVVLFKKGIPLGTTLAFMMAVAALSFPEAVMLRRAMKLKLIAIFFAIVTLAIIFTGYLFNLLQTVLT; encoded by the coding sequence ATGCTGCAGTTAATTGTTGATTGGCTAGTCTATTCGTTATTTAGATTAAATCCCGAATCTAAATTGATCAATTCTCTTAACTTCTTTATTTACGATTCAGTAAAGATTACATTATTGCTTTCTGTGATGATTTCAGTTATTGCTTTCTTGAGGACTTACATACCTGCCTATAAGGTGAGGAACTGGATTGTTGCCAAAAGAGGATTCGGGAATCTATTTGCCTCAATCTTTGGAGCTATAACGCCTTTTTGTTCCTGTTCATCTATCCCGATTTTTTTGAGTTTCCTAAAAGCAGGCATTCCTCTGGGAATCGCCTTTTCATTTCTTATTACCTCTCCTTTACTCAATGAATACTTAGCAGTTCTAATGCTTGGTTTTTTTGGCTGGAAAATCACTCTTCTTTATGTGATAAGCGGAATTTTGATAGGCACGCTAGCAGGGTTAATATTAGGCAGGATGAATTTAGAAACTCAGCTTGTTCAGGATATGTTTTCTCAGGATGTAGAATTAGCTGATAAGAATAACTATCAAGGCCTAAGAGCTAGGATCTCCTTTGCAATAGATGAGACTAAGTCAATCATTAAGAAGTTATGGTTTTGGATATTAATAGCTGTAGGCATAGGAGCATTAATACATAATTATGTCCCGCAAGAGACGATCCAGTCAATAATAGCCAAGACAGGGATATTCTCAGTTCCAATTGCAACAGTCTTGGGGGTGCCGATGTATGGAAGTTGCGCTGCAATAGTCCCAATTGCCGTAGTCTTGTTTAAAAAAGGAATTCCCTTAGGAACAACATTAGCATTTATGATGGCAGTAGCTGCTTTGAGTTTTCCGGAGGCGGTTATGCTAAGAAGGGCCATGAAATTGAAGTTAATAGCTATATTTTTTGCAATTGTAACTTTGGCGATTATTTTTACAGGATATCTGTTTAATTTATTGCAAACTGTCTTAACTTGA